The Dunckerocampus dactyliophorus isolate RoL2022-P2 chromosome 1, RoL_Ddac_1.1, whole genome shotgun sequence genome has a segment encoding these proteins:
- the LOC129183277 gene encoding LOW QUALITY PROTEIN: epithelial cell-transforming sequence 2 oncogene-like (The sequence of the model RefSeq protein was modified relative to this genomic sequence to represent the inferred CDS: inserted 3 bases in 2 codons; substituted 1 base at 1 genomic stop codon) — protein MENNLNAHNDSVKLWKSGGTDRGAHNRPSDTRFSCWTPLKNQTGNKQLFEERIKLVLHWFDLWTDGQRKHMLQSVLTRCTKPQLRYCGDLLIETLPVSRVDLTAVLPRFLSLYIMSFLSPLDLCSAAQVSWHWRFFSEQDCLWAGRCIRQGWFLPYTPGEKEFGAWKNHYISCVNTLDRLTPREAAQQYGTLNQPCDELAEEVEERLKERMVRQIIRAKIQEEKRTSLTNRKAWSSSTKLGEPGGGSTQTRTSLSLRTSAPPDFSLSTSRALSSEGVMMLSRASSPLATFTSAPAPLQAHRPHPATRLLLVSNRIPAYELVLSGTKPEVVVVLYDHRGTLSALLSQVERAVSGRMVQRLGLLAPGGTEGIHLFHSCCLSDKTLLTPSHREFWEKLCILVAPADQGGGIDIFSPLAASSGXSLLVRLITALYLXPTLTPWPPAPGVALMKTLAALTGLKVWAPMGLATGSFQNILSEWSDGSMGAGTLAELQPGRPALQYVSVQVLQGWCRQTQWLEEALGEMRRCLEPRLQQASLQARGRALGHSLWEKARLEDLCLPEDLTQALTEGLGALSKQEDTRPLEFLATFLTSWNGAKETREANRTDDVSLMRAPPQVWVLCYLLQQRRAVSSSLAHICFQLDWRGVVARELHHSERLYISRLEALEKAYREPLAAALNSNRAILSSADVHVVLSPIAQILDLNRYTXKKTHNLSFIGLFLSLRTFCVAACRRGFQVDLANRLQQWGAEQCVGDACQELCAQLRVYTNYFNNYTTALSTIDKCRESKPAFRAFLKRTDRTLTTHMLSLQELLLCPVWRIQEYTTLLQALTVHTPTSHPDHVYLSSALNTLQRYTQFIQTLKRNCERDRLLEETQKMIEGCPSLREGSRHLITSQDAAMFRSANEDIPEPLRTYEHVADIGLFLFTDALVMTRRQKRHTPFTVAHRSTHTFMASVELASLVVRKISHSRYVRHAFVLEGPCRSWVCATEHGEEMDHFLCVLRSAMQTALSMT, from the exons ATGGAAAACAACTTGAACGCTCACAATGACTCGGTGAAGCTGTGGAAGAGCGGTGGGACCGACCGGGGTGCGCACAACCGGCCCTCGGACACGCGCTTCAGTTGCTGGACCCCGCTGAAGAACCAGACCGGCAACAAGCAG TTATTTGAGGAGAGGATCAAGCTGGTGCTGCACTGGTTTGACCTGTGGACAGACGGGCAGAGGAAACACATGTTGCAGTCCGTGCTCACACGCTGCACCAAGCCTCAGCTCAG GTACTGTGGAGATCTGCTGATTGAAACACTTCCAGTGTCTCGAGTGGATTTGACAGCAGTGTTGCCCCGCTTCCTGTCGCTTTACATCATGTCCTTCCTGTCCCCTCTGGATCTCTGCTCCGCTGCCCAAGTCAGCTGGCACTGgagatttttttctgaacag GACTGTCTCTGGGCGGGACGCTGCATCCGGCAAGGCTGGTTTCTTCCCTACACACCCGGAGAAAAAGAGTTTGGTGCCTGGAAGAACCACTACATCTCCTGCGTCAACACACTGGACCGGCTGACCCCTCGGGAGGCAGCGCAACAATACGGGACCCTCAACCAGCCGTGTGACGAGCTTGCGGAAGAAGTAGAAGAGAGACTGAAGGAGAGGATGGTCAGGCAGATTATCAGAGCGAAGATTCAAGAGGAGAAGA GAACATCACTGACCAACAGGAAAGCCTGGAGCAGCAGCACAAAGTTGGGGGAACCTGGAGGGGGTAGCACCCAAACCAGAACGTCCTTGTCCCTCAGAACCTCTGCACCTCCAGACTTCAGTCTGAGCACAAGCAGGGCCCTGAGCTCCGAGGGAGTCATGATGTTGAGCAG AGCCAGCAGCCCGCTGGCCACCTTCACCTCCGCACCTGCACCGCTTCAAGCTCATCGACCCCATCCTGCAACCCGCTTGCTGCTGGTCTCCAATAGAATCCCTGCCTATGAG CTGGTGCTGAGCGGCACCAAGCCGGAAGTGGTTGTGGTTCTATACGACCACAGAGGCACCCTTTCTGCGCTGTTGTCCCAGGTGGAGAGGGCCGTCTCCGGGCGCATGGTTCAAAGACTCGGCCTGTTAGCTCCAGGAGGAACAGAGGGAATCCACCTGTTTCACA GCTGCTGCCTGTCAGACAAAACCCTGCTAACTCCATCTCACAGGGAATTCTGGGAAAAACTGTGCATTCTGGTGGCCCCCGCTGATCAAGGGGGTGGGATTGACATCTTCTCGCCACTTGCGGCATCGAGTGGGTGATCTTTGTTAGTCCGCTTGATTACAGCTCTGTATCT ACCCACTCTAACACCCTGGCCCCCAGCCCCGGGAGTGGCGCTCATGAAGACTCTCGCCGCTCTGACAGGTCTAAAGGTTTGGGCACCCATGGGCCTCGCCACGGGAAGTTTCCAGAATA TCTTGAGTGAGTGGTCTGATGGTAGCATGGGGGCCGGCACACTCGCCGAGCTGCAACCAGGACGCCCGGCGCTTCAGTACGTCAGTGTGCAAGTCCTGCAGGGCTGGTGCAGACAAACCCAGTGGTTGGAGGAGGCTTTGGGCGAGATGAGAAGATGCTTGGAGCCTCGTCTGCAGCAGGCCAGCCTTCAAGCCCGGGGTCGAGCTCTGG GTCATTCTCTGTGGGAGAAAGCTCGTCTTGAGGATCTTTGTTTGCCTGAAGACCTGACCCAGGCGCTCACCGAGGGACTCGGTGCTCTCAGCAAACAGGAAGAT ACGAGACCTTTGGagtttctcgccacctttttgACAAGCTGGAACGGTGCAAAGGAGACCAGAGAGGCAAACCGAACAGATGATGTCTCTCTGATGCGGGCGCCCCCTCAGGTGTGGGTGTTGTGTTATCTCCTCCAGCAGAGAAGAGCTGTGTCTTCATCTTTGGCTCACATCTGCTTTCAGTTGGACTGGAGAGGCGTCGTCGCCAGAGAGCTACATCACAGCGAGCGTCTGTACATCAGCAGACTGGAAGCTCTTGAGAAG GCGTACCGGGAGCCTCTGGCAGCAGCCCTCAACTCCAACAGAGCCATTCTCAGTTCTGCTGATGTGCACGTCGTCCTGAGCCCCATCGCACAAATACTGGACCTCAACAggtaca taaaaaaaacacacaatcttAGCTTCAttggtttgtttttgtctctgCGAACGTTTTGTGTGGCTGCGTGTCGCAGGGGGTTCCAGGTGGATTTAGCAAACAGGCTTCAGCAGTGGGGTGCGGAGCAGTGTGTTGGAGATGCGTGCCAGGAACTGTGCGCACAGCTCAGAGTGTACACAAACTACTTCAACAACTACACAACCGCCCTCAGCACCATCGACAAG tgCAGGGAATCAAAACCGGCATTCCGAGCTTTCCTGAAGAGAACTGACAGAACTCTGACAACACACATGTTGAG TCTGcaggagctgctgctgtgtcccGTGTGGAGGATCCAGGAGTACACAACTCTGCTGCAAGCTTTGACTGTGCACACACCCACAAGTCACCCTGATCACGTCTACCTCTCCTCCGCCCTCAACACGTTGCAGCGATACACGCAGTTCATCCAAACC CTGAAGCGCAACTGTGAACGAGACCGGCTGCTGGAGGAAACCCAAAAGATGATAGAAGGCTGTCCG agTCTGAGGGAGGGAAGCCGGCATCTGATAACCAGTCAGGATGCCGCTATGTTCCGGAGCGCCAATGAAGACATACCAGAGCCTCTCAG GACCTACGAGCACGTGGCAGACATTGGCCTCTTCCTGTTCACTGATGCGTTGGTGATGACGCGAAGGCAAAAGCGGCACACGCCTTTCACCGTGGCACACAGGAGCACGCACACGTTCATGGCTTCCGTAGAGCTCGCCAGCCTGGTCGTGAGAAAGATCTCACACTCGCGCT ACGTGAGACACGCCTTTGTTCTGGAGGGTCCCTGTCGGTCGTGGGTGTGTGCCACAGAGCACGGAGAGGAGATGGACCACTTCCTGTGCGTGCTGAGGAGCGCCATGCAAACAGCTCTGTCGATGACGTGA
- the ccdc28a gene encoding coiled-coil domain-containing protein 28A has translation MEERKLKRKSPRTPTTPAATATSPTPTGGSGRKNSTSTGGKHGGFSHGMGPHSNQRSRNRRGVRDKPKYQPGSGVRPNPNQNQAAPIIQHSFLTDVSDVQEMENGLLSLLNDFHSGKLQAFGNECSIGQMEHVREMQEKLARLHFDLYGEADEMPEDQRKTARDTNMDKLLQNLEELSSSIQKLNLTDSQETPRTASV, from the exons ATGGAGGAGCGAAAGCTGAAGAGAAAGAGCCCCAGGACCCCCACAACCCCCGCCGCGACAGCGACATCTCCAACACCCACAGGCGGCTCCGGCCGGAAAAACAGCACGTCCACCGGGGGGAAACATGGAGGCTTCAGCCACGGCATGGGGCCCCATTCCAACCAGAGGAGCAGGAATAGAAG GGGAGTTCGAGACAAACCAAAATATCAGCCAGGTTCGGGTGTTCGTCCGAACCCGAACCAAAACCAGGCAGCGCCCATCATTCAGCACTCGTTCCTGACTGACGTTTCTGACGTGCAGGAGATGGAGAATGGACTTCTCAGCCTCCTCAACGATTTCCACTCAGGGAAACTCCAAGCTTTCg GTAACGAGTGCTCCATTGGGCAGATGGAGCATGTGCGGgagatgcaggagaagctggCCCGCTTGCACTTTGACCTTTATGGCGAAGCAGATGAGATGCCAGAGGACCAGAGGAAAACAGCCCGGGACACCAACATGGATAAGTTGCTTCAGAAT CTGGAGGAGCTCAGCTCTTCCAT CCAGAAACTGAACTTGACCGACAGCCAAGAGACCCCGAGGACCGCCAGCGTGTGA